From a region of the Anaeromyxobacter sp. genome:
- a CDS encoding DJ-1/PfpI family protein, whose protein sequence is MNRRDLLKLAAGGAALAGAWGCSTVGAARSEGPATRAAPSGPGAASAPRPLPLPKTGPLPVALVVGKDADVLDFCGPLEVFAGAVTAEGTPLFAPYLVAASLGPVAVGGGMRVLPDHTFESAPQPKVIVIPAMDLEAATPAMIGWIRTASAATDVTMSVCNGAFVLARTGLLSGRSATAHHAGFFRFAGEFPDVHLRRGARFVEDGNLASAGGISSGIDLALRVVERYVGRELAASVADGMEYQGQGWLDPDSNGAYARLPAFTEEHPLCPVCLMDGDRAITSTFRGKRYSFCAPSEKAFFDQHTEVFERFLEEDQRAGGR, encoded by the coding sequence ATGAACCGACGTGACCTGCTCAAGCTGGCGGCCGGAGGTGCGGCGCTCGCCGGCGCCTGGGGGTGCTCCACGGTGGGTGCGGCGCGCTCCGAGGGCCCGGCGACGCGGGCCGCGCCCTCCGGACCCGGCGCCGCGAGCGCCCCGAGACCACTCCCGCTTCCGAAGACCGGCCCGCTGCCGGTGGCCCTCGTCGTCGGCAAGGACGCCGACGTGCTCGACTTCTGCGGCCCGCTGGAGGTGTTCGCGGGTGCGGTGACGGCCGAGGGCACGCCGCTCTTCGCCCCCTACCTGGTGGCCGCCTCCCTGGGGCCGGTCGCCGTGGGGGGCGGCATGCGGGTCCTCCCCGACCACACCTTCGAGTCCGCGCCCCAGCCCAAGGTGATCGTCATCCCGGCGATGGACCTGGAGGCCGCCACCCCCGCGATGATCGGCTGGATCCGCACCGCCTCGGCCGCCACCGACGTCACCATGTCGGTGTGCAACGGGGCCTTCGTGCTCGCCAGGACCGGCCTGCTCTCGGGCCGGTCCGCCACCGCGCACCACGCTGGCTTCTTCCGCTTCGCGGGCGAGTTCCCGGACGTGCACCTCAGGCGCGGCGCCAGGTTCGTCGAGGACGGGAACCTCGCGTCGGCGGGAGGCATCAGCTCTGGCATCGATCTCGCGCTCCGCGTGGTGGAGCGCTACGTCGGGCGCGAGCTGGCCGCCAGCGTGGCCGACGGGATGGAGTACCAGGGCCAGGGCTGGCTCGACCCGGACTCGAACGGCGCCTACGCCAGGCTGCCGGCCTTCACGGAGGAGCACCCGCTCTGCCCGGTCTGCCTCATGGACGGGGACCGCGCCATCACGTCGACCTTCAGGGGCAAGCGCTACTCCTTCTGTGCCCCGTCGGAGAAGGCCTTCTTCGACCAGCACACCGAGGTCTTCGAACGCTTCCTCGAGGAGGACCAGCGGGCCGGCGGCCGGTAG
- a CDS encoding DUF2191 domain-containing protein, with product MSIRTTLTLEDDVAQRLEVEARRTGTSLKVVVNDLLRHALAASRRPESRPFVVKARALGLRSGLSYDSVGDLLESVEGPGHR from the coding sequence GTGAGCATCCGGACGACACTGACCCTGGAAGACGACGTCGCGCAGCGCCTCGAAGTGGAGGCGCGCAGGACGGGGACGTCTCTGAAGGTCGTCGTGAACGACCTCCTGCGGCATGCGCTCGCTGCCAGCCGTCGGCCAGAGAGCCGGCCGTTCGTCGTGAAGGCGAGAGCGCTCGGGCTACGCTCCGGGCTCAGCTACGACTCCGTCGGCGATCTCCTCGAGTCCGTCGAAGGTCCGGGACATCGGTGA
- a CDS encoding PIN domain-containing protein → MILVDANLLLYAYDASAREHARAKAWLEDVLSHTEQVGFAWVTILAFLRIATNPRALASPLAPDEAVSIVESWLAQPCVVVVSPGERHWSVLGAMLARDQVRGPLVMDAHLAALALEQGAVLATHDRDFARFNGLRTVMPLVG, encoded by the coding sequence GTGATCCTCGTCGACGCGAACCTCCTCCTGTACGCCTACGACGCGAGCGCGCGCGAGCACGCGCGGGCCAAGGCGTGGTTGGAGGACGTCCTCTCCCACACCGAGCAGGTGGGCTTCGCCTGGGTGACCATCCTGGCGTTCCTGCGGATCGCGACGAACCCACGGGCCTTGGCGAGCCCGCTGGCCCCCGACGAGGCGGTCTCCATCGTGGAGTCCTGGCTGGCGCAGCCCTGCGTGGTGGTGGTGTCGCCCGGGGAGCGCCACTGGTCCGTCCTCGGAGCCATGCTCGCTCGCGATCAGGTGCGGGGTCCGCTCGTCATGGACGCGCACCTCGCCGCGCTTGCCCTGGAGCAGGGTGCCGTTCTCGCCACCCACGACCGCGACTTCGCCCGGTTCAACGGCCTGCGTACCGTGATGCCCCTCGTCGGTTGA
- a CDS encoding RNA polymerase sigma factor, giving the protein MPPGRPPDSGQSWPAGGRSLAARPDLATLYRRYARELLSAARRRLGLVDADDVVQEAFLRFAVYADQGSLANPRAYLHRVAAHATADRGAALGLHGHRHEPDTALEAVPALAAEPGEVLDARARLRRCLTALEELPAAQRHAFLLHRVDGLSQRDVAKALGLPLRTVERHIARALARCVEQVEP; this is encoded by the coding sequence GTGCCTCCCGGTCGCCCTCCCGACTCCGGACAGAGCTGGCCTGCCGGAGGCAGGTCCCTTGCGGCCCGGCCCGACCTCGCGACGCTCTACCGGCGGTACGCCCGGGAGCTCCTCTCGGCGGCGCGCCGGCGGCTCGGCCTCGTGGACGCCGACGACGTGGTGCAGGAGGCCTTCCTCCGGTTCGCGGTCTACGCGGACCAGGGGAGCCTCGCCAACCCCCGCGCTTACCTGCACCGGGTGGCGGCGCACGCCACCGCTGATCGGGGCGCCGCGCTCGGCCTCCACGGCCACCGGCACGAGCCGGATACGGCCCTCGAGGCCGTCCCGGCGCTTGCGGCCGAGCCCGGTGAGGTGCTCGACGCCCGCGCCCGCCTGCGGCGCTGCCTCACGGCGCTGGAGGAGCTGCCCGCGGCGCAGCGCCACGCCTTCCTGCTGCACCGGGTGGACGGGCTCTCGCAGCGGGACGTGGCGAAGGCGCTCGGCCTCCCGCTCCGGACGGTGGAGCGCCACATCGCGCGGGCGCTTGCCCGCTGCGTGGAGCAGGTGGAGCCATGA
- a CDS encoding FecR domain-containing protein produces the protein MTPHRHIPPEVRAEAARRVALRAGEARGGPADLALAGWLTQDPTHLEAFREAEAVWGELGRLREVAGPHLAEARREVAEVRLRRRRLAGGGLLAGAVAALLAVGWFLDPLATLDDRTYRTARGQRLVVALADGSRLELDTDTAVRVHASRRLREATLLRGQALFTVAHGDPRPFDVLAGDGRIRDVGTQFNVRLQGDRVAVTVLEGAVDVRAGPGDDQATRLVEGSRLSYGPSGPAGPAERVEAASTAAWRQGRLDFTGRSLGEVLAELGRYHDAALTVSSAGILELRVSGAFPTDDLPLTLRTIAATLPVQVRQTGPQAFRLDPR, from the coding sequence ATGACCCCCCACCGCCACATCCCCCCCGAGGTCCGGGCCGAGGCCGCCCGGCGGGTGGCGCTCCGGGCCGGCGAGGCCCGTGGAGGGCCGGCGGACCTGGCCCTCGCGGGGTGGCTGACGCAGGACCCGACCCACCTCGAGGCCTTCCGGGAGGCCGAGGCCGTCTGGGGCGAGCTCGGGCGGCTGCGGGAGGTGGCCGGCCCTCACCTGGCCGAGGCCCGGCGGGAAGTCGCCGAGGTCCGCCTGCGCCGGCGGCGCCTCGCGGGCGGCGGCCTGTTGGCCGGCGCTGTGGCGGCGCTGCTGGCCGTGGGCTGGTTCCTCGACCCGCTCGCCACCCTGGACGACCGGACCTACCGCACGGCGCGCGGCCAGCGGCTGGTGGTCGCCCTGGCCGACGGGTCGCGCCTGGAACTCGACACCGACACCGCGGTGCGCGTCCACGCCTCCCGGCGCCTCCGCGAGGCGACGCTGCTGCGCGGCCAGGCCCTCTTCACCGTGGCGCACGGCGACCCCCGCCCCTTCGACGTGCTGGCGGGCGACGGCCGGATCCGCGATGTGGGCACCCAGTTCAACGTGAGGCTGCAGGGCGACCGGGTGGCCGTGACCGTGCTCGAGGGCGCCGTGGACGTCCGCGCCGGGCCCGGCGACGACCAGGCCACTCGACTCGTGGAGGGCTCCCGGCTCTCCTACGGGCCCTCCGGACCCGCCGGCCCGGCCGAGCGGGTCGAGGCCGCCTCGACCGCGGCCTGGCGGCAAGGCCGGCTCGACTTCACCGGCCGCTCGCTCGGGGAGGTGCTGGCGGAGCTTGGCCGCTATCACGACGCCGCCCTGACCGTCAGCTCCGCCGGGATCCTGGAACTCCGGGTGAGCGGCGCCTTCCCCACCGACGACCTCCCACTGACGCTCCGCACCATCGCCGCCACGCTGCCGGTCCAGGTCCGCCAGACCGGGCCGCAGGCCTTCCGGCTCGACCCGCGGTGA
- a CDS encoding TonB-dependent receptor, which yields MTPKTTLALAACLALTAAPAHAAEPAYDLDVAPQPVGQALAELTRQAGLQPLVAEELTRRVQSPGVKGRYTLREAVARVLAGTGLAFEFTGERTVAITRAPPPPPPPAPARAKPQTAELEEVGIMGESDLGYAATEASTGTRTDTPLLETPMAVQVVTPETLKEQRPRRISDALRNVSGITPGGDTGWGDAYVVRGFGSGNLIYEEGARFDYGAAGALTRDLANVERIEVLKGPASILYGQGEPGGLVNTVTKKPLATPYYAVEQSVGYWDAYRTAIDLTGPIVEGGVLGYRVNAAFESARSFRDFVHSKRFNLFPTLQWRPGGEELTLEAHLGTGYEVLFDSGIPFFDGVRAHLPRGRNLLEPGMGKNPVDEYSVRLTWLHPLTERWRLRVDVKYEDVHSLHETPLLSLSGEPATADDPAAGVRTGDVGRSLMIYHFNRANTFNASASASGTVEGWGGRHTLLAGVDYVVYRERFAGNTGGEVAPINIFDPVYGQVTPTWDPANEVLADHVPHAVGVYVQDQLALPHGFHLLAGARLDRRWDLSKTGDPIVRDTPPITPRLGALWQAAPEVSLYASYTENFGNSASGLRTFDGRFLPAENARQGEVGVKAELLDRRLTASAALFNIDKFNVLVEDLAHGGDPFYTTIGGVRSRGVELDVAGQLAPGWSAIATYAYTDARYLEGDPAQIGKRFTGVPFHSATLWTTYAVQSGALQGLKGGGGLVARSSQLYDADRSIPGYVVANLMASYAWQMGKTTVTAQLNLDNLLDATYYASLDNIPGRPFSLAGVLRVER from the coding sequence ATGACCCCCAAGACCACGCTCGCCCTGGCCGCCTGCCTGGCGCTCACCGCCGCGCCGGCCCATGCGGCCGAGCCGGCCTACGACCTCGACGTGGCGCCGCAGCCGGTGGGCCAGGCCCTGGCTGAGCTGACCCGGCAGGCCGGCCTGCAGCCGCTGGTGGCGGAGGAGCTGACGCGGCGCGTCCAGAGCCCGGGGGTGAAGGGGCGGTACACCCTGCGGGAGGCGGTGGCCCGGGTGCTCGCCGGCACGGGGCTGGCGTTCGAGTTCACCGGGGAGCGGACGGTGGCCATCACCAGGGCGCCGCCGCCTCCACCGCCTCCGGCCCCTGCCCGGGCCAAGCCGCAGACCGCCGAGCTGGAGGAGGTTGGGATCATGGGCGAGAGCGACCTGGGCTACGCCGCCACCGAGGCCTCCACCGGCACCAGGACCGACACGCCGCTCCTCGAGACGCCCATGGCGGTCCAGGTGGTGACCCCGGAGACGCTCAAGGAGCAGCGGCCGCGCCGCATCAGCGACGCCCTGCGCAACGTGAGCGGGATCACCCCGGGCGGCGACACCGGCTGGGGCGACGCCTACGTGGTCCGCGGCTTCGGCTCCGGAAACCTGATCTACGAGGAGGGGGCCCGCTTCGACTACGGCGCGGCCGGCGCGCTGACGCGCGACCTCGCCAACGTGGAGCGGATCGAGGTGCTGAAGGGGCCGGCCTCCATCCTCTACGGACAGGGCGAACCGGGCGGGCTCGTCAACACCGTCACCAAGAAGCCGCTCGCCACCCCGTACTACGCGGTGGAGCAGTCGGTGGGGTATTGGGACGCCTACCGGACCGCCATCGACCTGACCGGCCCCATCGTCGAGGGCGGCGTGCTCGGCTACCGGGTCAACGCCGCCTTCGAGTCGGCCCGGTCCTTCCGGGATTTCGTCCACTCCAAGCGCTTCAACCTCTTCCCCACGCTCCAGTGGCGCCCCGGCGGCGAGGAGCTGACGCTGGAGGCCCACCTGGGGACGGGCTACGAGGTCCTGTTCGACTCAGGCATCCCCTTCTTCGACGGCGTCCGCGCCCACCTCCCCCGCGGCCGCAACCTGCTCGAGCCCGGCATGGGCAAGAACCCGGTGGACGAATACTCGGTGCGGCTCACCTGGCTCCACCCCCTCACGGAGCGCTGGAGGCTCCGCGTCGACGTCAAGTACGAGGACGTCCACTCGCTCCATGAGACGCCGCTTCTGTCACTCTCCGGTGAGCCGGCGACGGCGGACGACCCAGCCGCAGGCGTGCGCACCGGCGACGTCGGGCGCTCCCTGATGATCTACCACTTCAACCGCGCCAACACGTTCAACGCCTCGGCGAGCGCCAGCGGCACGGTGGAGGGATGGGGCGGGCGGCACACGCTCCTGGCTGGCGTCGACTACGTGGTCTACCGGGAGCGCTTCGCCGGCAACACCGGCGGCGAGGTCGCCCCCATCAATATCTTCGACCCGGTGTACGGGCAGGTGACCCCGACCTGGGATCCGGCCAACGAGGTGCTCGCCGATCACGTCCCCCATGCCGTGGGCGTCTACGTCCAGGATCAGCTGGCCCTGCCCCACGGCTTCCACCTGCTGGCCGGGGCCCGCCTCGACCGCCGCTGGGACCTCAGCAAGACCGGCGATCCGATCGTCCGCGACACGCCGCCCATCACGCCGCGGCTGGGCGCCCTCTGGCAGGCGGCGCCCGAGGTGAGCCTCTACGCGAGCTACACCGAAAACTTCGGCAACTCGGCCTCCGGCCTGCGGACCTTCGACGGCCGGTTCCTGCCGGCGGAGAACGCCCGTCAGGGCGAGGTCGGCGTCAAGGCCGAGCTCCTCGACCGGCGGCTCACCGCCTCGGCGGCCCTGTTCAACATCGACAAGTTCAACGTCCTGGTGGAGGACCTCGCCCACGGCGGGGACCCCTTCTACACCACCATCGGCGGGGTCCGGAGCCGCGGCGTGGAGCTGGACGTGGCCGGGCAGCTCGCGCCGGGCTGGAGCGCCATCGCCACCTACGCTTACACCGACGCGCGGTACCTCGAGGGTGACCCGGCCCAGATCGGCAAGCGCTTCACGGGGGTCCCGTTCCACTCGGCCACGCTCTGGACCACCTACGCGGTCCAGTCGGGCGCCCTCCAGGGGCTGAAGGGGGGCGGAGGCCTGGTCGCCCGCTCGTCACAGCTCTACGACGCCGACCGGTCCATCCCGGGCTATGTGGTGGCGAACCTGATGGCGTCCTACGCGTGGCAAATGGGGAAGACGACCGTCACCGCCCAGCTCAACCTCGACAACCTCCTCGACGCCACCTACTACGCCAGCCTCGACAACATCCCCGGGAGGCCCTTCTCGTTGGCGGGCGTGCTCCGCGTGGAGCGCTGA
- a CDS encoding beta-lactamase family protein has translation MSLRFRPLLLSALVAGAASADEGLDALMQAELQRQGTPGVALAVVRDGRVVKQAGYGLANVELQVPVRPETIFQSGSIGKQFTAALVLLLADDGLLRLDDPVSKHLPGTPRSWRKVTIRQLLHHTSGLADPYEALDLQRNYTEAELLRIYGRLPLLFEPGSAFSYSNMGYHVLGFMCSRVGKRFYGDQVIDRVFRPAGMRTARMISEADLVPNRAAGYELVEGTLRNQAWVSPTLNSTGDGSYYLSVLDFAAWDLALDGEVPLTRPLRELMWTPGRLRDGKAIPYGLAWSLEPYEGHPAVSHGGAWQGFLTTYVRLQDQRLSVVVLANSNAADPDAFARVALHHYLRGAGP, from the coding sequence GTGTCCCTGCGCTTCCGCCCCCTGCTCCTGTCGGCGCTCGTCGCGGGCGCGGCGTCCGCGGACGAGGGCCTCGACGCCCTCATGCAGGCGGAGCTGCAGCGCCAGGGCACGCCGGGCGTCGCCCTGGCGGTGGTGCGCGACGGCCGCGTCGTCAAGCAGGCCGGCTACGGCCTCGCCAACGTGGAGCTGCAGGTGCCGGTGCGGCCGGAGACCATCTTCCAGTCCGGCTCGATCGGCAAGCAGTTCACGGCCGCGCTGGTGCTGCTGCTCGCGGACGACGGCCTCTTGCGCCTGGACGACCCGGTGTCGAAGCACCTGCCGGGGACGCCGAGGAGCTGGCGCAAGGTCACCATCCGGCAGCTCCTGCACCACACCTCGGGCCTCGCCGACCCCTACGAGGCGCTCGACCTGCAGCGCAACTACACCGAGGCGGAGCTGCTCCGGATCTACGGCCGGCTGCCGCTGCTGTTCGAGCCCGGCAGCGCCTTCTCCTACAGCAACATGGGCTACCACGTGCTGGGCTTCATGTGCAGCCGGGTCGGGAAGCGCTTCTATGGCGACCAGGTGATCGACCGCGTGTTCCGGCCGGCGGGCATGAGGACCGCGCGCATGATCAGCGAGGCCGACCTCGTGCCGAACCGGGCGGCCGGCTACGAGCTGGTCGAGGGCACGCTCCGGAACCAGGCGTGGGTGTCGCCTACGCTGAACTCGACGGGCGACGGCAGCTACTACCTGTCGGTGCTCGACTTCGCCGCCTGGGACCTCGCGCTGGACGGCGAGGTGCCGCTGACGCGGCCGCTGCGGGAGCTCATGTGGACGCCCGGGCGGCTCCGCGACGGCAAGGCCATCCCCTACGGCCTGGCCTGGTCGCTCGAGCCCTACGAGGGCCACCCGGCCGTGTCCCACGGCGGCGCCTGGCAGGGCTTCCTGACCACCTACGTGCGCCTGCAGGACCAGCGCCTCTCGGTGGTCGTCCTGGCCAACAGCAACGCGGCCGATCCCGATGCCTTCGCCCGGGTCGCGCTGCACCACTACCTGCGGGGCGCTGGACCGTGA
- a CDS encoding PepSY domain-containing protein: MTPKTTLAPAAGPAQRHGLARRVLLVFHRYAGLAMAAFLILLSLTGALLSFAGEVDEWLNPDLYAVPADGRPRLDPLALRALAESREPRATVDFLPLDLSPTSTFRAGLAPRTDPSTGKAWDLPFVEVILDPRDGALIAERTGGHFSLDRRDFISLCWRLHFTLGVTDGTVSRWLLGLVALAWTIDCLAAFVLTLPSRRHGQPEEPALRGRLRTFLRRWRPAWLVKLDAGFHRVNFDLHRAVSLWTWAVLFIFAWSGVGFLLRAEVYDPVMRTVFRVPSAPAADDLPVLDPPLATPGLDWAGALEAGRRLSGEAAARLGAAPGPEFYLMLDREHGVYSFAAEWVKGAVRQDGVVTFDAGDGRLRRVEPLAMEAAEAPADTAPLGERISELLFEIHVGSIGGLPWRIGTSVVGLLVLLVTVSGVIIWWKKRSGRRRAAALRSGAVTLLVLVTLPGPALGHAHAAPGSPPPVKQPLPASPVFSLPPGPHAVGFTARDLYDFTRTYRPAFTPLGEPERAERARPMQTSVWYPAAATRAARMRYGDYFALGAHQDGPPTAAQVKRFLAEQEAHWTGEGGAAAKAWYEAIRRAPVRAVRDAAPAAGRFPVVVYNAGGGQPSWDNSVLFEHLASHGYVVIASPSTWNWDRSRPTEDTYEAVEASARDLEFHVGFARTLPYADPARLALMGYSWGGLAAPVVALRNSAVAAVVALDGSITWADELLAKAPHPDPATLQAAFLSLRSSAARGFLAAEARGQQVTPKEREEGLAGEAAFKFYDGLRHADAFRVVMERFHHGNFASHFTILDEDRRPGEPTAEEDQAGYGAMAQYVRAFLDGYVKGDAAARAWLRRAPAENGVPDGVMRVDFKAARPYPPPTAAALARAGRERGFEALPALVEAARKEEPGFGLTDLTAATWASQLQEDGHLAEALAVRRLNVFMNPASVFAQAQLCPELPPGPEQGACWERLLVLEPENQVARVALGKGGR, from the coding sequence ATGACCCCCAAGACCACGCTCGCCCCGGCCGCCGGCCCGGCCCAGCGCCACGGCCTGGCGCGGCGCGTCCTGCTGGTCTTCCACCGCTACGCCGGCCTGGCCATGGCGGCGTTCCTGATCCTGCTTTCCCTGACCGGCGCCCTGCTCTCCTTCGCCGGGGAGGTCGACGAGTGGCTCAACCCCGACCTCTACGCGGTGCCCGCCGACGGGCGCCCGCGCCTCGACCCGCTGGCGCTGCGCGCGCTGGCGGAGTCCCGTGAGCCGCGGGCCACGGTGGACTTCCTCCCGCTGGACCTCTCGCCCACCAGCACCTTCAGGGCCGGCCTGGCGCCCCGAACCGACCCCTCCACCGGGAAGGCGTGGGACCTCCCCTTCGTCGAGGTGATCCTCGACCCGCGCGACGGCGCCCTCATCGCCGAGCGCACCGGAGGCCACTTCTCCCTCGACCGGCGAGACTTCATCTCGCTCTGCTGGCGGCTCCACTTCACGCTCGGCGTGACGGACGGCACGGTCTCCAGGTGGCTCCTCGGCCTGGTGGCGCTGGCCTGGACCATCGACTGCCTCGCCGCCTTCGTGCTCACCCTGCCCTCGCGCAGGCACGGCCAGCCCGAGGAGCCGGCGCTACGTGGCCGGCTGCGGACCTTCCTGCGCCGCTGGCGCCCCGCCTGGTTGGTCAAGCTCGACGCCGGCTTCCACCGCGTCAACTTCGACCTCCACCGGGCCGTCAGCCTCTGGACCTGGGCCGTGCTCTTCATCTTCGCCTGGTCCGGCGTCGGCTTCCTGCTGCGCGCCGAGGTCTACGACCCGGTCATGCGAACCGTCTTCCGGGTTCCGTCGGCGCCGGCCGCGGACGACCTGCCGGTGCTCGACCCGCCCCTCGCGACCCCAGGGCTCGACTGGGCCGGGGCGCTGGAGGCTGGGCGCCGGCTCTCCGGCGAGGCGGCCGCCCGCCTAGGGGCCGCGCCGGGGCCGGAGTTCTACCTGATGCTCGACCGGGAGCACGGCGTCTACAGCTTCGCGGCCGAGTGGGTGAAGGGTGCCGTACGCCAGGACGGCGTGGTCACCTTCGACGCAGGCGACGGCAGGCTGCGGAGGGTCGAGCCGCTGGCCATGGAGGCCGCCGAGGCGCCTGCCGACACCGCGCCCCTCGGCGAGCGGATCTCGGAGCTCCTGTTCGAGATCCACGTGGGGAGCATCGGCGGGCTGCCGTGGCGCATCGGCACCTCCGTGGTCGGGCTCCTCGTCCTGCTGGTCACGGTCTCGGGCGTCATCATCTGGTGGAAGAAGCGCTCTGGCCGCCGCCGGGCGGCGGCGCTGCGGTCCGGTGCGGTGACGCTCCTGGTGCTGGTCACGCTCCCTGGCCCTGCCCTCGGTCACGCCCACGCCGCCCCGGGGAGCCCGCCGCCCGTGAAGCAGCCGCTCCCCGCCAGCCCGGTCTTCTCGCTGCCGCCCGGGCCCCACGCGGTCGGTTTCACCGCCCGCGACCTGTACGACTTCACCCGCACCTACCGGCCGGCCTTCACGCCGCTCGGCGAGCCGGAGCGGGCCGAGCGGGCCAGGCCCATGCAGACCAGCGTCTGGTACCCGGCCGCCGCCACCAGGGCGGCCCGGATGCGCTATGGCGACTACTTCGCCCTCGGCGCACACCAGGACGGGCCGCCGACGGCGGCCCAGGTGAAGCGTTTCCTGGCGGAGCAGGAGGCCCACTGGACCGGCGAGGGCGGCGCCGCCGCCAAGGCCTGGTACGAGGCCATCCGGCGGGCGCCGGTCCGGGCCGTCCGGGACGCCGCGCCGGCGGCCGGCCGCTTCCCGGTGGTGGTCTACAACGCCGGCGGAGGCCAGCCCTCCTGGGACAACTCGGTCCTCTTCGAGCACCTGGCGAGCCACGGCTACGTGGTGATCGCCTCGCCCAGCACCTGGAACTGGGACCGCTCCCGGCCCACCGAAGACACCTACGAGGCCGTCGAGGCCTCGGCGCGCGATCTGGAGTTCCACGTCGGCTTCGCGCGGACGCTCCCCTACGCCGACCCGGCCCGCCTGGCGCTCATGGGCTACAGCTGGGGGGGCCTGGCGGCGCCGGTGGTGGCGCTGCGCAACTCCGCGGTGGCGGCGGTGGTGGCCCTCGACGGCTCCATCACCTGGGCCGACGAGCTGCTGGCCAAGGCGCCGCACCCCGACCCGGCCACCCTGCAGGCGGCCTTCCTCTCCCTCCGCTCCAGCGCGGCGAGGGGCTTCCTGGCGGCCGAGGCCCGAGGCCAGCAGGTGACGCCGAAGGAGCGGGAGGAGGGGCTGGCCGGCGAGGCGGCCTTCAAGTTCTACGACGGGCTGCGCCACGCCGACGCCTTCCGAGTCGTCATGGAGCGGTTCCACCACGGCAACTTCGCCTCCCACTTCACGATCCTCGACGAGGACCGCCGCCCCGGCGAGCCGACCGCCGAGGAGGACCAGGCCGGCTACGGCGCCATGGCGCAGTACGTCCGCGCCTTCCTCGATGGCTACGTGAAGGGCGACGCCGCCGCGCGGGCGTGGCTGCGCCGAGCCCCGGCCGAGAACGGCGTCCCGGACGGCGTCATGCGGGTCGACTTCAAGGCGGCCAGGCCGTATCCACCCCCCACCGCGGCAGCGCTGGCACGCGCCGGCCGCGAACGCGGGTTCGAGGCGCTGCCCGCGCTCGTGGAGGCCGCCCGCAAGGAGGAGCCCGGCTTCGGGCTCACCGACCTGACGGCCGCCACCTGGGCCAGCCAGCTCCAGGAAGACGGCCACCTCGCCGAGGCGCTGGCGGTGCGGCGGCTCAACGTCTTCATGAACCCGGCCTCGGTCTTCGCCCAGGCCCAGCTCTGCCCTGAGCTGCCGCCCGGGCCCGAGCAGGGCGCCTGCTGGGAGCGGCTCCTGGTCCTGGAGCCCGAGAACCAGGTGGCCCGCGTGGCCCTGGGGAAGGGCGGGAGGTAG
- a CDS encoding FecR domain-containing protein → MPSRDPTTRRIAAEARAFAVRRSSGEAGPEDEGALEAWLAEDPRHGAAWAEVSGLWERLGPLAGQLPRPAPRRRAPALRWAAGAAAVALTAALAWVVAGSHDMRLRTERERRSVPLADGSTLELDAASEVSVELRPWRRSARVVAGRAHFQVAHERRPFVATAGGATIEDLGTGFAVALDGPGVQVSVTEGRVRVLAAGQARELVEGQEVALVAGLLSEVQVSARDPASWRQGLATFDRTPLAEAVRAFAPYHGLRAVVVEGRAASLRVSGRFHTADLAGFLGSLEETYRLRAVVEGATVRLTPAP, encoded by the coding sequence ATGCCTTCCCGAGACCCCACCACCAGGCGCATCGCGGCGGAGGCGCGCGCCTTCGCGGTGCGACGGTCCTCCGGCGAGGCGGGCCCGGAGGACGAGGGGGCGCTCGAGGCCTGGCTGGCGGAGGACCCGCGCCATGGAGCGGCCTGGGCCGAGGTGTCCGGCCTCTGGGAGCGGCTCGGCCCGCTGGCCGGCCAGCTGCCCCGTCCAGCGCCCAGGCGGCGCGCACCGGCGCTCCGCTGGGCCGCCGGCGCGGCGGCGGTGGCGCTGACGGCGGCCCTCGCCTGGGTGGTGGCGGGGAGCCACGACATGCGGCTGCGCACCGAGCGCGAGCGGCGCTCGGTGCCGCTCGCAGACGGCTCCACGCTGGAGCTCGACGCGGCCAGCGAGGTCTCGGTGGAGCTCAGGCCCTGGCGCCGGAGCGCGCGGGTGGTGGCGGGGAGGGCCCACTTCCAGGTCGCCCATGAGCGGCGCCCCTTCGTCGCCACGGCAGGCGGCGCGACCATCGAGGACCTGGGCACCGGCTTCGCTGTGGCGCTCGACGGCCCCGGCGTGCAGGTCTCGGTCACCGAGGGGCGGGTGCGGGTGCTGGCGGCAGGGCAAGCGCGGGAGCTCGTCGAAGGCCAGGAGGTGGCGCTGGTCGCCGGCCTCCTCTCCGAGGTGCAGGTCTCGGCGCGCGACCCGGCCTCCTGGCGGCAGGGCCTGGCCACCTTCGACCGGACTCCGCTCGCCGAGGCGGTGCGCGCCTTCGCCCCGTACCACGGGCTCCGGGCGGTGGTGGTGGAGGGGCGCGCCGCCTCCCTCCGCGTCAGCGGCCGGTTTCACACCGCCGACCTGGCGGGCTTCCTCGGCTCGCTCGAGGAGACCTACCGGCTCCGCGCGGTCGTCGAGGGCGCGACGGTCCGC